Proteins found in one Aspergillus chevalieri M1 DNA, chromosome 2, nearly complete sequence genomic segment:
- a CDS encoding DEAD/DEAH box helicase (COG:L;~EggNog:ENOG410QDFR;~InterPro:IPR014905,IPR001841,IPR027417,IPR003613, IPR000330,IPR038718,IPR001650,IPR014001,IPR013083;~PFAM:PF13923,PF13639,PF00176,PF00097,PF13445, PF00271,PF13920,PF08797,PF04564;~go_function: GO:0003676 - nucleic acid binding [Evidence IEA];~go_function: GO:0004842 - ubiquitin-protein transferase activity [Evidence IEA];~go_function: GO:0005524 - ATP binding [Evidence IEA];~go_function: GO:0008270 - zinc ion binding [Evidence IEA];~go_function: GO:0016818 - hydrolase activity, acting on acid anhydrides, in phosphorus-containing anhydrides [Evidence IEA];~go_process: GO:0016567 - protein ubiquitination [Evidence IEA]), whose protein sequence is MAPTMGKRDIDHVDLTGDDDRYARAQKASRIAPVVSLDEEVQVVPSFQPSQSFAQIAQGEEDDEAADLVQGSQDIDYINTYMLYGRMPTKIVGVRFYNGQATIGERVLLVREPNNPYDRNAIQVKNVMGNQIGHIGRNVAAKLAPYIDSRDLLVEGMLTGFKGVYDCPMSLSLFGTSDTSKIQELQQRMERDKLPVNEVKKTEREKDRQRRKQLQQELKSKGRPGESMDTLASQSTIFNPRDVNKVVEEFGLNESDLANMLMADSPAALATELLHYQRQGLAWMISKESPTPPPSGSDAVEQLWKRKGNCFMNIATNYTTSTAPPLASGGILADDMGLGKTIQIISLILANSQPKTPESSASTLIISPVGVMSNWKNQIELHTKKEHAPRVLVYHGTGKKEAANLSDYDVVITSYGALAMEYNEKSKVPPKRGIFSVHWRRVVLDEGHTIRNPRSKGALAACHLRSGSRWTLTGTPIINSLKDLYSQVRFLRLSGGLEDLEVFNSTLIRPLSREDPDARLLLQALMATICLRRRKDMNFINLRLPPLTSRVFRVKFHAHEKEKYDMFLSEARGALSNFKAKEQTKESTYSHVLEVILRLRQVCNHWTLCKNRVDKLASLLDKHKVVPLTPENIKALQDMLQVRIESQETCAICLEILEQPVITACGHAFDRGCIEQVIERQHKCPMCRAEIKDTTTLVSPAAELGESAEFAVGDPDDPSSKIEALIKILTAQGQTPDTKTVVFSQWTSFLDIIEPHLRANGIEFARIDGKMNSIKRDQSTHTFSNDPNCKVLLASLSVCSVGLNLVAANQAVLADSWWAPAIEDQAVDRVYRLGQTRETSVWRLIMEDSIEDRVLNRQEEKRKLMLDAFRETAKKKKGEDRAARIAELEQLLA, encoded by the exons ATGGCGCCAACTATGGGAAAACGTGATATCGACCACGTTGATCTGACTGGCGATGATGATAGATATGCGCGCGCTCAGAAAGCCAGCCGTATCGCTCCGGTCGTGAGCCTGGACGAGGAAGTACAGGTTGTGCCTTCGTTTCAGCCTTCCCAGTCCTTTGCACAGATCGCacaaggagaggaagatgatgaggcGGCGGATTTGGTTCAAGGAAGCCAAGATATTGACTATATCAACACTTATATGCTCTATG GTCGTATGCCTACGAAAATTGTTGGCGTCCGCTTTTACAACGGCCAGGCCACGATTGGCGAGCGAGTTCTTCTAGTTCGAGAACCCAATAACCCCTATGATCGGAATGCTATCCAAGTCAAAAATGTCATGGGTAACCAAATTGGCCATATCGGGCGCAACGTTGCAGCAAAACTAGCCCCATATATA GACTCCAGGGACCTTCTTGTTGAGGGCATGCTGACCGGTTTCAAAGGTGTTTACGATTGCCCGATGTCTTTGAGCTTATTTGGAACCAGCGACACTTCTAAGATACAGGAGCTGCAACAGAGAATGGAACGAGACAAGCTTCCCGTGAATGAGGTGAAGAAGACAGAACGAGAGAAAGACAGACAGCGGCGAAAACAACTCCAACAGGAGCTCAAGAGCAAAGGAAGGCCTGGTGAGAGCATGGACACACTCGCCAGCCAGAGTACCATCTTCAACCCTCGAGATGTCAACAAAGTCGTTGAGGAATTTGGTCTTAATGAATCGGACCTGGCAAACATGCTAATGGCCGACAGCCCCGCAGCTTTGGCGACTGAACTTCTTCACTACCAGCGTCAAGGATTGGCTTGGATGATCAGCAAAGAATCACCCACTCCGCCTCCATCTGGGTCTGATGCCGTGGAACAGCTttggaagagaaaaggaaattgCTTCATGAATATTGCTACTAACTATACGACGTCTACGGCCCCTCCGTTGGCTAGTGGTGGTATATTGGCCGATGATATGGGTCTTGGAAAGACAATTCAGATAATTTCTTTGATTCTGGCTAACTCTCAGCCCAAGACCCCAGAGTCGTCCGCATCCACTTTGATCATATCTCCCGTGGGCGTGATGAGCAACTGGAAGAACCAGATTGAGCTTCATACTAAGAAGGAGCATGCTCCGCGAGTGCTGGTTTACCATGGTACTGGCAAGAAAGAGGCCGCAAACCTCAGCGACTATGATGTGGTGATTACGAGTTATGGCGCTCTGGCCATGGAATACAATGAAAAGTCCAAAGTACCACCGAAAAGAGGTATTTTCTCGGTCCACTGGCGCCGTGTTGTTCTTGATGAGGGTCACACAATCCGTAACCCACGGTCTAAAGGCGCTCTGGCCGCTTGTCATCTGCGATCGGGCTCTCGCTGGACGTTGACCGGAACGCCGATTATCAACTCACTGAAGGATCTGTACTCACAAGTTCGCTTCCTGAGACTCTCTGGTGGTCTAGAGGATTTGGAAGTATTCAACAGTACTCTAATCCGGCCTCTTTCGCGTGAAGACCCTGACGCACGTTTACTTCTCCAAGCACTGATGGCTACTATTTGTTTGCGGCGTCGGAAGGATATGAACTTCATTAATTTGCGCCTACCTCCCCTCACTTCTCGTGTTTTCCGGGTCAAATTCCATGCCCacgagaaagagaaatacGATATGTTCTT GTCTGAAGCGAGAGGTGCGCTCTCAAATTTCAAGGCCAAAGAACAGACCAAAGAGTCTACCTACTCGCATGTACTGGAAGTCATTCTCCGCCTGCGTCAAGTTTGCAACCACTGGACGCTATGCAAAAACCGTGTCGACAAATTGGCTAGTCTTTTGGACAAGCATAAAGTCGTCCCATTGACCCCCGAGAACATCAAAGCACTTCAGGACATGTTGCAGGTTCGAATCGAGAGCCAGGAGACATGCGCCATTTGCCTTGAGATTTTGGAACAGCCCGTGATTACCGCTTGTGGCCATGCTTTTGACCGGGGCTGCATTGAGCAAGTAATCGAAAGGCAGCACAAATGCCCCATGTGTCGCGCTGAGATCAAAGACACGACCACACTGGTCTCTCCTGCAGCTGAGCTGGGCGAGAGTGCAGAGTTCGCTGTCGGCGATCCGGACGACCCTAGCAGCAAAATCGAAGCGCTCATCAAAATTTTAACAGCCCAAGGACAAACCCCTGACACCAAAACAGTGGTCTTTAGCCAGTGGACATCTTTTCTGGACATCATCGAACCGCATCTCAGAGCAAATGGAATCGAATTCGCCCGCATCGACGGCAAAATGAATTCCATCAAACGTGACCAGTCAACTCACACGTTCTCTAACGACCCCAACTGCAAGGTCCTCCTTGCCAGTCTGAGCGTCTGCAGCGTCGGACTGAACCTGGTCGCTGCTAACCAGGCCGTTCTCGCAGACAGCTGGTGGGCCCCCGCCATCGAGGACCAGGCCGTGGACCGTGTCTATCGCTTGGGCCAGACGCGCGAGACATCTGTCTGGCGTCTGATCATGGAAGACAGTATCGAGGATCGCGTGTTGAACAGACAGGAGGAGAAGCGGAAGCTGATGCTTGATGCTTTCCGGGAGACTgctaagaagaagaagggcgagGACAGAGCTGCTAGGATTGCTGAGCTTGAGCAGCTTCTTGCTTGA
- a CDS encoding wax synthase family protein (COG:S;~EggNog:ENOG410PP4Y;~InterPro:IPR032805;~PFAM:PF13813;~TransMembrane:7 (o32-51i58-75o87-106i315-337o407-427i439-462o474-496i)), translating into MKYTSAISHNALAQRYQSRLDKLIEHGDAKPFFLWHMLVLFGLPLSALLVLHHDGSRFIRRSIFAIILGVAYDLIENRRSQLGANGYMLGALTTYWVIWCAALLIFNDVEKQFKRIERRAAPANVGPEDSGFIDMDKDGNLDGCDAPTSASDGGSTPTVDQKPGDNLTKRQGSEEPRSQREVLVWQAYPRSFLHRLNWAFDLLSNMRGPQWNWRVSTMGPLPASVNAQLNPGKRDTSRELSDSELLDASTRLKVAFGSFVKSYLLLDLVKVLMMRDPYFIGMASPDIPPPFPFDYLSAIPNGVTLYRHMLTGYGVYIALCFGTSFGPLIFLGLSVAFPTFARAITSVPLDAPWLYADTFGPFFKSALEHGLAGCWGRWWHQLFRVGFTNAGRWVLSLLPQRLATNNYIRRAVITFAAFSLSGLLHAFGSHTQLGDTKPFGPFMFFILQAVGITIEGTFKSVILPTLLPYKLPRWLRWTGNALFVYFWLTTTGGYAADDFAKGGMWTTEPIPVSPIRGLDLGIKGEGWWCWKEPWFSRIRRERWWESGLQVL; encoded by the coding sequence ATGAAGTATACGAGCGCTATATCCCACAATGCACTCGCTCAGCGCTACCAGAGCCGATTGGACAAGTTGATCGAACATGGCGATGCCAAGCCCTTCTTCCTGTGGCATATGCTTGTGCTATTTGGTCTTCCGCTATCGGCATTGCTCGTGCTTCATCATGATGGCTCAAGATTTATACGGAGATCAATTTTCGCCATAATTCTGGGCGTGGCTTATGACTTGATCGAAAACAGGCGGTCACAGCTGGGTGCGAATGGCTATATGCTGGGCGCGTTGACGACATATTGGGTTATCTGGTGCGCAGCGCTGCTTATTTTTAATGATGTGGAGAAACAATTCAAACGGATTGAGAGACGAGCTGCTCCTGCGAATGTAGGGCCCGAAGACTCTGGGTTTATTGACATGGATAAAGATGGTAATTTAGACGGCTGCGATGCACCAACAAGTGCCTCCGACGGTGGTTCGACCCCGACAGTTGATCAGAAGCCTGGTGACAACTTAACAAAAAGACAAGGATCTGAAGAACCTAGGAGTCAGAGAGAGGTGCTTGTATGGCAGGCATACCCCCGGTCCTTTCTACACCGTCTTAACTGGGCATTCGACCTATTGAGCAACATGAGAGGCCCTCAATGGAACTGGCGCGTTTCCACCATGGGACCCCTTCCAGCATCTGTCAACGCTCAACTAAACCCAGGGAAACGGGACACCTCACGGGAACTGAGCGACTCAGAACTCCTGGATGCTAGTACCCGCCTGAAGGTTGCATTCGGATCCTTTGTCAAGTCGTACCTCCTCTTGGATCTCGTCAAGGTTCTCATGATGCGAGACCCATATTTTATAGGTATGGCATCGCctgatataccaccaccgtTTCCATTCGACTACCTTAGTGCCATCCCGAACGGCGTCACCTTATACCGTCATATGTTGACAGGCTATGGTGTTTATATCGCCCTTTGCTTTGGAACCTCATTTGGCCCACTAATATTCCTTGGACTATCTGTGGCATTCCCCACCTTTGCACGCGCCATAACGTCCGTCCCTCTTGATGCTCCTTGGCTTTACGCGGATACTTTTGGTCCATTTTTCAAATCTGCTCTGGAACATGGTCTTGCTGGATGTTGGGGCCGATGGTGGCATCAGCTATTCCGTGTCGGATTCACGAATGCAGGCCGTTGGGTCTTATCACTGTTACCACAACGACTAGCGACAAATAACTATATCCGGCGTGCCGTCATCACGTTCGCCGCCTTTTCTCTTAGCGGCCTCCTTCATGCGTTCGGGAGCCACACACAACTTGGAGATACGAAGCCATTCGGCCCGTTTatgttcttcattctccaaGCTGTCGGAATCACTATCGAAGGCACGTTCAAGAGTGTCATTTTGCCAACACTGCTACCGTACAAGTTACCCCGGTGGCTACGATGGACTGGAAACGCTTTGTTCGTATACTTTTGGCTCACGACTACGGGAGGATATGCGGCGGACGATTTTGCAAAGGGTGGTATGTGGACTACAGAGCCTATACCCGTTAGTCCAATTCGTGGCTTAGATCTGGGTATTAAAGGGGAgggttggtggtgttggaaGGAGCCCTGGTTCAGCAGGATAAGGCGTGAGCGGTGGTGGGAGAGTGGATTGCAGGTTTTGTAA
- a CDS encoding uncharacterized protein (COG:S;~EggNog:ENOG410PMHN;~InterPro:IPR016024,IPR012583;~PFAM:PF08167), whose amino-acid sequence MATTSLRAVTHRLTTTPVQQLPLIASFLATSLSDCGELLSAPQNQKTGKSDSDNAVQIHKLKTRLGSLLQDRTFEGRWTGVVLVKATVEAGQWEVLRGCEPLVRSLIAILAKPDPVTTKKMCIITLTRIFHLTYQYPTLVREITTPSLPGFITSILNLVSVKPSSEPIRKLRPSTPFLEIVLHAILELIARHPTIFRPFSAQIHSLLQAIIGSTSPTYPEPVVELAQRLFISLHNCAPKNSSGDEWRNATMFTISSIHRASDYVFRGIIEQWESVDPNLRQAAAPQDYTQEAGDDGPDPLGLSEWRGIHSGVDRILALLRLLSTFFSTPTASAVSIPMGQILDLTSRLTSVVVPTESGDVQANPQISREERESLWTELPRIHTACMKLLESAVNALETGTLSVAQTILEQGAWVFRAEKFSRKVRVSMYGLVRSFLPIVGPSMTKQTVSSLTELFRTCCVDLLPPVDDSSSSAGLSTDAKGKSKASQVTVNADSFLNSGKQGRQAKQGPSFPELKRAASELLPVILTYVPTELLAPSLRAEIDRTIILTADKNAMLSSVLNPLPAVRGRGAGSSIIPFLVRSYTDEMEVESLVRPRMPVLMSTPDVNGTVVVDDDEDEDEYMSRPGYQLTSQSTGFLRTSPPPAAAISNNLAASVETSQTYTPAPAPIPSLNKRVYEEPTLQAPVAQPAEKKEDAQVKRARFEKDISAASAPAQPSLAKESPATFTGAPAIPVEQSSVTNASAPQPVQTATSFPKPVPATNPDVKTPATGEEESDDEMPTLNLESDTDDEDEEMDG is encoded by the exons ATGGCAACAACGTCTTTGCGCGCGGTCACGCATCGCTTGACCACTACGCCTGTTCAGCAATTGCCTCTAATTGCTTCGTTTTTGGCAACATCGCTGAGCGATTGTGGAGAGCTTCTGTCTGCGCCTCAGAACCAGAAGACTGGCAAGTCCGATTCGGATAACGCTGTTCAGATCCATAAGCTCAAGACCCGTCTCGGGAGTCTGTTGCAGGACAGGACCTTCGAAGGCCGATGGACTGGTGTTGTGCTAGTGAAAGCGACTGTGGAAGCCGGACAATGGGAGGTTCTCCGTGGATGCGAACCTTTGGTGCGCAGCTTGATTGCGATTTTGGCG AAACCGGACCCCGTTACCACGAAGAAGATGTGCATTATTACATTGACGCGCATTTTTCACCTTACCTACCAGTACCCCACGCTTGTTCGTGAGATCACGACACCATCACTGCCGGGTTTCATTACATCCATTCTGAACCTTGTGTCCGTTAAGCCGTCTTCCGAACCGATCAGAAAACTGCGGCCCAGCACACCATTCCTGGAAATTGTCCTTCATGCGATCTTGGAACTGATCGCGAGGCACCCGACAATCTTTCGTCCATTCTCTGCGCAAATTCACAGCTTGCTTCAGGCGATCATTGGCTCTACCTCACCTACATACCCCGAACCAGTGGTGGAACTCGCGCAGCGATTGTTCATCTCTCTGCACAATTGCGCGCCAAAAAACTCTTCCGGGGATGAATGGAGGAATGCGACCATGTTTACAATCTCTTCCATCCATAGAGCATCAGACTACGTTTTCAGAGGTATCATTGAGCAGTGGGAATCTGTGGATCCGAATTTGCGACAAGCTGCAGCACCGCAGGATTACACTCAAGAGGCGGGAGACGACGGACCAGACCCGTTGGGACTGTCTGAATGGCGTGGGATCCATTCTGGTGTGGACAGGATACTTGCGCTTTTGCGACTTTTATCTACCTTCTTCTCGACGCCTACGGCTTCAGCGGTCTCTATTCCCATGGGCCAGATTCTGGATTTGACATCACGTCTGACATCGGTCGTTGTGCCAACAGAAAGCGGGGATGTCCAGGCCAACCCGCAAATCAGTCgggaagagagggaaagTCTGTGGACAGAGCTTCCTCGTATTCACACTGCTTGTATGAAGCTCCTCGAGAGTGCTGTGAATGCCCTGGAGACCGGTACCTTGTCTGTTGCACAGACCATCCTGGAGCAAGGAGCCTGGGTCTTCCGCGCAGAGAAGTTCAGCAGAAAGGTTCGTGTGTCCATGTATGGCCTGGTCCGTTCCTTTCTGCCGATCGTGGGGCCATCCATGACGAAGCAGACTGTTTCTTCTCTGACGGAGCTGTTCCGAACATGTTGCGTTGACCTCTTGCCGCCAGTCGATGATTCAAGCTCCTCTGCAGGATTGTCTACCGATGCGAAGGGAAAGTCTAAAGCGAGTCAAGTCACTGTGAACGCAGACTCGTTCTTGAATTCCGGAAAACAAGGCCGCCAGGCGAAGCAAGGTCCTTCGTTCCCTGAACTCAAGCGCGCAGCATCAGAACTCCTTCCCGTCATCCTCACCTACGTCCCGACGGAGCTTCTTGCGCCCTCCCTACGGGCCGAGATTGACCGTACGATCATCCTGACTGCGGACAAAAACGCCATGCTTTCAAGTGTTCTGAACCCGCTTCCCGCCGTGAGAGGCCGCGGAGCCGGATCCAGTATCATACCATTCTTGGTCCGAAGCTACACGGACGAGATGGAAGTGGAAAGCCTTGTTAGACCCCGGATGCCCGTGTTGATGAGCACACCTGATGTGAACGGCACTGTTGTCGttgatgatgacgaagacgaggatgaatACATGTCTAGACCTGGGTATCAGCTTACCTCTCAGAGCACTGGTTTTCTTAGAACGTCTCCTCCACCTGCGGCCGCCATTTCCAATAACCTGGCAGCGAGCGTTGAAACTTCCCAGACGTACACACCCGCACCCGCACCCATACCCTCTTTAAACAAGCGAGTCTACGAGGAACCCACTCTCCAGGCTCCCGTGGCTCAGCccgcagaaaagaaagaagatgcACAAGTCAAACGAGCACGCTTCGAAAAAGATATCTCCGCTGCTTCTGCTCCCGCCCAGCCATCCCTGGCGAAAGAATCCCCGGCTACTTTCACAGGCGCGCCCGCTATCCCTGTGGAACAGTCCTCGGTGACAAATGCGTCAGCACCTCAACCTGTGCAGACTGCGACTTCTTTCCCGAAGCCAGTCCCCGCGACTAATCCCGATGTGAAGACACCTGCTACGGGTGAGGAGGAAAGTGATGACGAAATGCCGACTTTGAACCTGGAGTCTGAcaccgatgatgaagatgaagagatgGATGGGTGA